The Coffea arabica cultivar ET-39 chromosome 8e, Coffea Arabica ET-39 HiFi, whole genome shotgun sequence genome window below encodes:
- the LOC113703423 gene encoding NAC domain-containing protein 12 produces MPAEEMNLSVNGQSQVPPGFRFHPTEEELLHYYLRKKVASKKIDLDVIRDVDLNKLEPWDIQERCRIGSTPQNDWYFFSHKDKKYPTGTRTNRATAAGFWKATGRDKVIYSNSKRIGMRKTLVFYKGRAPHGQKSDWIMHEYRLDDNAATNAHDIVVPTHASSLVGDPTSAEEGWVVCRVFKKKNYHKAVESCQHSAASMDSRSFGYDSSASGNDGILDRILVYMGRTCKQENGAISSATTSHMFDSNDDSDSMLPMITNDPTNASSSASALISEGLLRAKFMHLPGLADNNNNNNNSSSLSQQEDCSFGACEQSMSMNDIIVSRETEPSVSCTMINGQDANCSSINTPATADDQDPKVGGGLSDWVALDRLVASQLNGGQAAGDDEVFCFPLEQEHRGAYSTSNLRSSGTSSRSSSSRPNHQETSQVLLYGMGNEVDFWSFARSSSSSSSDPLCHLSV; encoded by the exons ATGCCCGCTGAAGAAATGAATCTCTCAGTGAATGGTCAGTCTCAAGTGCCTCCAGGATTCCGTTTTCATCCCACGGAGGAGGAGCTGCTGCATTACTACTTGAGGAAGAAAGTGGCCTCCAAGAAGATTGATCTTGATGTTATCCGCGACGTGGATCTTAACAAGCTTGAGCCCTGGGACATTCAAG AGAGGTGCAGAATAGGATCCACCCCGCAAAATGACTGGTACTTCTTCAGTCACAAGGACAAAAAGTACCCCACGGGGACTCGTACAAATCGCGCAACTGCGGCTGGATTCTGGAAGGCAACCGGTCGGGATAAAGTCATTTACAGCAACTCCAAACGAATCGGAATGAGGAAGACTCTTGTCTTCTATAAAGGACGAGCCCCCCACGGACAGAAATCAGATTGGATCATGCATGAATATCGACTAGATGACAACGCCGCCACCAACGCCCATGATATTGTTGTTCCTACCCAT GCCTCCAGTTTAGTAGGAGATCCAACAAGTGCAGAAGAAGGGTGGGTCGTCTGCCGTGTtttcaagaagaaaaattaCCATAAGGCTGTGGAAAGTTGCCAACATTCAGCCGCCTCCATGGATTCGAGAAGTTTTGGGTACGATAGTTCAGCTTCAGGTAACGATGGCATTCTCGACCGCATCCTTGTATACATGGGCAGAACCTGTAAGCAGGAAAATGGAGCAATAAGTAGTGCTACTACTAGTCATATGTTCGACAGCAATGATGACAGTGATAGCATGCTACCCATGATCACTAATGACCCAACGAACGCTAGTAGTAGTGCTAGCGCCCTCATCAGCGAGGGACTTCTTCGTGCAAAGTTCATGCATCTTCCCGGGCTAGcagacaataataataataataacaattccTCATCCTTGAGCCAACAAGAGGACTGCAGCTTTGGAGCTTGCGAGCAGTCTATGTCTATGAATGATATCATAGTATCAAGAGAAACAGAGCCTTCAGTTAGCTGCACCATGATCAATGGTCAGGATGCCAACTGCAGCAGCATAAACACCCCTGCCACTGCCGACGATCAAGATCCGAAAGTGGGTGGCGGGCTCAGTGACTGGGTTGCACTTGATCGACTGGTGGCTTCGCAGCTCAACGGGGGGCAAGCAGCCGGGGATGATGAGGTCTTCTGCTTTCCTCTGGAGCAGGAGCATCGGGGCGCATATTCAACGTCCAACCTCCGATCATCTGGCACCAGCAGTAGAAGTAGTAGTAGTAGACCAAATCATCAAGAAACCTCTCAAGTACTACTCTACGGGATGGGCAACGAGGTCGACTTTTGGAGCTTTGCTCGATCCTCCTCATCATCGTCTTCTGACCCTTTGTGCCACCTGTCTGTATAA
- the LOC113705031 gene encoding uncharacterized protein: protein MGNCLFGGGIGIGVGEANEVLIKVVNGNGGIMEFGAPITVEFITDEFPGHGIFRSHDLFWKPLAHHEVLEAGEYYLLPLDDEDDKKKMMKKGSMNKSRIGQVAQIGHVRSNSVPQSTPAVPYRMSFDSQGILKRSHTEVFSRSSSNDQLGGFWKVKLVISPQQLLEILAQEARTQELIESVRTVAKCRNGFCSSSMGFSDQWSLSSSGSSRNASSSKKDALLLDL, encoded by the coding sequence ATGGGGAATTGCTTGTTTGGAGGAGGTATAGGTATAGGCGTAGGAGAGGCGAATGAAGTGCTCATCAAAGTGGTAAACGGGAATGGTGGCATCATGGAGTTTGGTGCTCCTATCACGGTGGAATTCATCACCGATGAGTTCCCGGGACACGGCATTTTCCGAAGCCATGATCTCTTCTGGAAGCCGTTGGCTCACCACGAAGTCTTGGAAGCAGGTGAGTACTACCTGCTACCGCTGGACGACGAGGACgacaagaagaagatgatgaagaaaggtAGCATGAACAAGAGTAGAATTGGGCAGGTTGCTCAGATAGGGCATGTAAGGTCGAACAGCGTTCCCCAATCCACGCCTGCAGTGCCATATAGGATGTCGTTTGATAGCCAAGGAATTCTGAAGAGGTCACATACCGAGGTATTTTCGCGAAGCAGCAGTAATGATCAGCTTGGtggtttttggaaagttaagctGGTGATCAGCCCTCAACAGTTGTTGGAGATTTTGGCACAAGAGGCTCGAACCCAAGAGTTGATCGAGAGTGTCAGAACTGTGGCTAAATGCAGGAATGGGTTCTGCTCCTCTTCCATGGGTTTTTCGGATCAGTGGAGCCTTTCCAGCAGCGGCAGCAGCAGAAACGCCTCCTCCTCAAAGAAAGATGCCTTACTGTTAGACTTGTGA
- the LOC113703021 gene encoding alcohol dehydrogenase-like 4, with protein MENGNECEGAGNKMHSQATTTAGKVIRCKAAVAYGPGQPMVVEDILVDPPKAMEVRVKILYTSICHSDLSAWRGENEAQRVYPRIFGHEASGLIESVGEGVTELKSGDHVVPIFNGECGKCAYCKSEKTNLCQRFRVDPFKSGMTGDGTTRFSTQDGKPVYHFLNTSTFTEYTVLDSACVVAVDSQAPLKKMSLLSCGVSTGLGAVWNTANVQAESTVAVFGLGAVGLAVVEGARARGASKIIGVDINPDKRTKGQAIGITDFINPNDLDKPVHQEIREMTGGGVHYSFESAGNLEVLREAFLSTHDGWGLTVVLGIHPSPRLLPLHPMELFDGRRIVGSVFGDFKGKTQLPAFAKQCMSGEVKLDEFITHELPFNNINEAFQLLIDGKSLRCLLHL; from the exons ATGGAGAACGGAAACGAATGTGAGGGTGCGGGTAACAAGATGCACTCACAGGCCACGACGACGGCTGGGAAGGTGATCAGATGCAAAGCTGCGGTTGCATATGGCCCAGGGCAGCCCATGGTGGTGGAAGACATCCTGGTTGATCCCCCCAAGGCAATGGAGGTCCGGGTCAAGATTCTCTACACTTCTATTTGCCACTCCGATCTTAGTGCTTGGCGAGGCGAG AACGAAGCCCAGCGGGTGTACCCACGTATTTTTGGACACGAAGCATCTGG attGATAGAAAGCGTGGGAGAAGGGGTTACTGAGTTGAAATCGGGGGACCATGTGGTGCCCATATTCAACGGGGAATGCGGCAAGTGCGCCTATTGCAAATCTGAGAAGACCAACCTTTGCCAGAGATTCCGGGTGGATCCATTCAAGAGTGGGATGACCGGCGACGGAACCACTCGGTTTTCTACCCAAGACGGCAAACCAGTGTACCATTTCCTCAACACTTCCACTTTCACCGAATACACTGTTCTGGATTCTGCCTGCGTCGTCGCCGTTGACTCTCAAGCTCCCCTTAAGAAAATGTCCTTGCTCAGCTGTGGCGTTTCCACGG GTCTTGGAGCCGTGTGGAATACTGCTAACGTCCAAGCTGAATCTACTGTTGCAGTCTTTGGCCTTGGAGCGGTGGGACTCGCT GTCGTAGAAGGCGCACGAGCTCGTGGAGCGTCTAAAATTATAGGAGTTGATATTAACCCCGACAAACGCACTAAAG GTCAAGCGATTGGAATTACCGACTTCATAAACCCCAATGATCTTGATAAACCTGTCCACCAG GAAATAAGGGAGATGACGGGAGGAGGCGTACATTATAGCTTTGAGAGTGCAGGCAACTTGGAAGTTCTCCGGGAGGCCTTTCTCTCCACCCACGAC GGATGGGGTTTGACCGTTGTTTTGGGGATCCATCCGAGTCCAAGGTTGCTTCCTCTGCATCCCATGGAGTTGTTTGATGGCCGAAGAATCGTGGGATCAGTTTTCGGTGATTTCAAAGGAAAGACCCAATTGCCAGCTTTCGCCAAACAATGCATGTCTGGG GAGGTGAAGTTGGATGAGTTTATTACGCACGAGCTGCCCTTCAACAATATCAATGAAGCATTCCAGCTGCTTATTGATGGCAAGTCTTTAAGATGCCTTCTTCACTTATGA
- the LOC113703022 gene encoding alcohol dehydrogenase-like 3 — protein sequence MLPAAIPRVVESVGEGVTELKAGDHVVPIFNGECGSCDYCKSDKTNLCEKYRVNPLKSVMVNDGKCRFRSKEDGKPIFHFLNTSTFSEYTVLDSACVVKIDPMAPLHQMALLSCCIATGVGAVCNTARVQPGSTVAVFGLGAVGLAVVEGARARGASKIIGVDVNPDKLTKGQTMGVTHFVNPKELEKPVHEVIREMTGGGVEYSFECAGNLDVVREAFLSTHDGWGLTVVLGVHATPAMLPLHPMELFDGRRIVGSVFGDFKGKSQLPRLAQDCMRGVAKLDEFITHQLPFEKINEAFQLLVRGKSLRCLLHLSSPHLNSTKP from the exons ATGCTGCCTGCTGCCATTCCAAGAGTGGTAGAGAGCGTGGGAGAAGGAGTGACGGAGCTGAAAGCCGGAGATCACGTGGTTCCGATATTCAACGGGGAGTGCGGGAGCTGCGATTACTGCAAATCCGACAAAACAAATCTGTGCGAAAAATATCGGGTAAATCCATTGAAAAGCGTAATGGTGAACGATGGCAAGTGCAGGTTTAGGAGTAAAGAAGACGGGAAACCCATTTTCCATTTCCTCAACACATCCACTTTCAGCGAGTACACCGTCCTTGATTCTGCCTGCGTCGTCAAGATTGACCCCATGGCTCCCCTTCACCAAATGGCCTTGCTCAGCTGTTGCATAGCTACCG GTGTGGGAGCTGTATGTAATACTGCCAGAGTGCAACCTGGCTCAACTGTGGCGGTTTTTGGTTTGGGTGCAGTTGGATTGGCG GTTGTGGAAGGAGCGCGAGCACGAGGAGCATCCAAAATCATAGGGGTCGATGTTAACCCCGACAAACTAACGAAAG GTCAAACGATGGGAGTTACCCATTTCGTAAATCCCAAGGAACTGGAAAAGCCCGTGCATGAG GTAATTAGAGAAATGACGGGAGGAGGGGTGGAGTACAGTTTTGAATGTGCGGGTAACTTGGATGTTGTCAGGGAGGCTTTTCTATCTACCCACGAC GGTTGGGGTTTGACAGTTGTTCTGGGGGTGCACGCGACGCCCGCAATGCTGCCTCTCCATCCCATGGAGCTGTTTGATGGGCGAAGGATCGTAGGCTCAGTTTTTGGTGATTTCAAAGGCAAGTCTCAATTGCCCCGTCTTGCTCAAGACTGCATGCGCGGG GTGGCGAAGTTGGATGAGTTCATTACTCATCAACTACCTTTCGAAAAGATCAATGAAGCTTTCCAGCTGCTGGTTCGAGGAAAATCCTTGCGATGCCTTCTTCATCTGTCATCTCCTCACCTCAACTCAACTAAACCTTGA
- the LOC113703565 gene encoding uncharacterized protein, which produces MKSRSHRLPVDPRHEWVEEEESWTVDCVCGVNFDDGEEMVNCDECGVWVHTRCSRYVKTEKSFVCDKCKKSKNNHPHHHATSTDNDYYNNSFRNDSEETEVAQLLVELPTKTLRMDNHCPPPLPSSYKPSPFPPPRRPFRLWTDIPMQDRVHVQGIPGGDPTLFSGLSSVFGPHLWKCTGYVPKKFNFRYREFPSWDEEEEEEDVEKDVNANIDDGGEPRIIADNGMADLFSLSREHLLPVPKVESVGLDGQAEDGEADKLVMSPKQITMLEGHINLDVSTPENEPKKDRSLLQAPVIHFSKRKKDDVTNPKDKSGKKKARIMEKDGDFKKKCLHTPGTASTNASDAKQSQISEERGPKNIQADPQSGNSGNSSHSPPGLQLSHEFGIVDYVVDAHKSNLGSSESGSAKLSFDAPRHSSSSIPMPKDANGGQQLTVKLEGSSKTMGSAASLSGNNDSGGVPVKQEVSIRTAVSPNEFGGELTTKVVMDLQMSSPHPADLATAQPKTEVNENAPDSSLNTVSSCSEVHAKVKSELADTHRNIQPPPLYDANLGASGTLVKSKVVSADCSSENVVVSDVTITDSEVSKRKMEDVVKRSDDVDIRKDRVDRVDGESPLNSCPSNHDYAGLDSSFESKKILEGFSSNSGVELSKPGLTVVSPRVNASEGKTIASVGNLSPASSTFAMPKSFASENCISASNQNHNTDSKQKGIPESNLAGNQGNGGATIEVVKDKGGHERTRKLVKELPKSALGSVSKSSQLKKFSHPSVSKRTSPDIKDSMLHSSAQPSPLHHIASNTGSELTNVVHIENASDTEKMSSMLQTETASSMQKKVPGSVSSQKVEKISPSMAQSLSKVNTTLTHAATSSNSPATLSDEELALLLHQELNSSPRVPRVPRMRHAGSLPQLTSPTATSTLMKRTSSTGGKDHVLTSRRKTKDLAKDGSHGSREMDDEAKKMERVSSSLDHGRQDSAFASDPVGKKEAERESANGVYSTKKSNAPSGATAAGDLSSPAEGNEHNLLSTRHSSRTPIDDEKGVVGHHTHRTLPGLLAEIMSKGQRMTYEELCNAVLPHWPNLRKHNGERYAYSSHSQAVLDCLRNRNEWARLVDRGPKTSGGRRKRKLGADHADVDSEDNDDSREQTAKDTRSKTVESHHEEFPKGKRKARKRRRLALQGRGIKDVRRRRRTDELSDDEVGSLSESSEETMCSEDEMQGCRMSASGNEVPTGSDGTGNT; this is translated from the exons ATGAAGAGCCGATCACATAGGCTACCGGTCGATCCACGACATGAGtgggtggaggaggaggagtcGTGGACGGTGGACTGCGTCTGCGGCGTCAATTTTGATGATGGGGAAGAGATGGTTAATTGCGACGAGTGCGGAGTCTGGGTACACACCCGCTGCTCCCGCTACGTCAAGACTGAAAAATCATTTGTCTGTGACAAGTGTAAGAAGAGCAAGAACAATCACCCCCACCACCATGCTACTAGTACTGATAATGATTACTACAATAATAGTTTTAGGAATGATAGCGAGGAGACTGAGGTCGCCCAACTCCTTGTTGAGTTGCCCACTAAGACTTTGAGGATGGATAATCATTGTCCGCCCCCTCTCCCCTCCTCCTATAAGCCTTCCCCTTTCCCCCCTCCCCGCAGGCCCTTTAGGCTCTGGACTGACATTCCTATGCAAGACAGGGTTCATGTCCAAGGGATCCCCGGTGGGGATCCTACTCTGTTTTCTGGCTTGTCCTCTGTCTTTGGGCCCCATTTGTGGAAATGTACTGGTTATGTTCCCAAGAAGTTCAATTTTAGGTACAGAGAGTTTCCGTCTTgggatgaggaggaggaggaggaggatgtgGAGAAAGACGTTAACGCTAACATTGATGATGGAGGAGAGCCTCGTATTATTGCTGATAACGGCATGGCTGATTTGTTCTCCTTGTCGAGAGAGCACCTTTTGCCTGTTCCAAAGGTTGAGTCAGTTGGTCTAGACGGCCAGGCTGAAGATGGTGAGGCTGATAAGCTGGTGATGTCCCCTAAACAAATCACTATGTTGGAGGGTCATATAAACTTGGATGTTTCCACACCAGAGAATGAGCCTAAGAAGGATAGAAGCTTGCTACAGGCTCCTGTGATACACTTTTCCAAGCGCAAGAAGGACGATGTCACTAATCCAAAGGATAAAAGCGGGAAGAAGAAGGCTCGGATTATGGAAAAAGATGGAGACTTTAAGAAGAAATGTTTACACACTCCTGGAACAG CTTCGACAAACGCAAGTGATGCAAAACAATCACAAATATCTGAAGAAAGAGGCCCTAAGAACATTCAAGCGGATCCTCAAAGTGGTAATAGTGGAAACTCAAGTCACTCGCCCCCTGGCCTCCAATTATCACATGAATTCGGGATAGTAGACTATGTTGTTGATGCTCACAAATCTAATTTGGGTTCAAGTGAGAGTGGTTCAGCAAAATTATCTTTTGATGCACCTCGACATAGTTCCTCAAGTATACCAATGCCCAAGGATGCAAATGGTGGACAGCAACTTACTGTGAAGTTGGAGGGTTCTTCAAAAACTATGGGTAGTGCAGCCTCACTTTCAGGAAACAACGATTCTGGGGGAGTCCCTGTAAAACAAGAG GTTTCCATTCGTACTGCTGTCAGTCCAAATGAATTTGGAGGGGAGTTAACAACTAAGGTTGTGATGGACTTGCAGATGTCAAGCCCACATCCTGCAGACTTGGCAACTGCCCAGCCCAAAACTGAGGTTAATGAAAATGCTCCGGATTCAAGCCTTAATACAGTCTCTAGTTGTTCAGAGGTACATGCTAAAGTCAAAAGCGAACTAGCTGATACTCATAGAAACATTCAGCCACCACCTCTATATGATGCTAACTTGGGTGCATCAGGAACCTTAGTCAAATCTAAAGTGGTATCTGCTGATTGTTCATCTGAAAATGTTGTAGTTAGTGATGTTACGATTACTGATTCTGAGGTCAgcaaaagaaagatggaggatgTTGTCAAAAGATCAGATGATGTTGATATTCGAAAAGATAGAGTAGATAGGGTTGATGGTGAATCACCGCTTAACTCTTGTCCATCTAATCATGATTATGCAGGCTTGGATAGTTCTTTTGAATCAAAGAAAATCTTGGAAGGATTCAGTTCGAATTCTGGTGTTGAGCTTTCTAAACCTGGTCTCACAGTTGTAAGTCCTAGAGTTAATGCTAGCGAGGGTAAAACCATAGCATCTGTAGGGAACTTGTCTCCAGCTTCATCAACATTTGCAATGCCAAAATCCTTTGCTTCTGAGAATTGCATCAGTGCAAGTAACCAAAATCACAATACGGATAGTAAGCAGAAGGGGATTCCTGAGAGCAATCTTGCTGGCAACCAGGGCAATGGTGGTGCTACAATTGAGGTAGTTAAGGATAAAGGGGGGCATGAAAGGACAAGGAAATTAGTGAAAGAGCTACCAAAATCCGCTCTTGGTTCTGTGTCAAAATCATCACAGTTGAAAAAGTTTTCACATCCCTCAGTTTCAAAAAGGACATCGCCTGATATAAAGGATTCAATGCTTCATTCTTCTGCCCAACCATCGCCATTGCATCATATTGCTTCGAACACTGGATCGGAGCTGACTAATGTGGTGCACATTGAGAACGCTTCAGACACAGAAAAGATGTCTAGTATGCTACAAACTGAGACTGCTTCAAGCATGCAAAAGAAAGTTCCAGGTTCTGTTTCTTCGCAGAAGGTTGAAAAGATTAGCCCTTCTATGGCCCAATCTTTATCAAAAGTGAACACAACTCTAACACATGCAGCTACATCTTCAAACTCTCCTGCAACACTAAGTGACGAAGAG CTGGCTCTGTTGTTGCATCAAGAACTTAACAGTTCTCCTAGAGTTCCTCGGGTACCGCGCATGCGTCATGCTGGTAGTTTACCTCAGTTGACATCGCCAACTGCTACAAGCACACTAATGAAGCGAACATCTAGTACCGGAGGAAAAGATCATGTTTTG ACTTCTAGAAGAAAAACCAAAGATCTAGCTAAAGATGGTTCCCATGGTTCTCGGGAGATGGATGACGAAGCTAAGAAGATGGAGAGAGTCTCTTCTTCACTTGATCATGGTAGGCAAGATTCAGCATTTGCCTCTGATCCTGTTGGCAAGAAAGAAgcagagagagaatcagccaatgGTGTGTACTCTACAAAGAAGAGTAATGCACCATCTGGAGCTACTGCAGCTGGTGATTTATCTTCTCCTGCTGAAGGAAATGAACATAATTTGTTGTCCACTCGGCATTCTTCTAGAACTCCCATTGATGATGAGAAAGGAGTTGTTGGACACCATACCCACCGCACTTTGCCTG GTTTGCTTGCTGAGATTATGAGCAAAGGTCAACGCATGACATATGAAGAACTTTGCAATGCAGTTCTACCG CATTGGCCTAACCTGCGGAAGCACAATGGAGAGCGATATGCATACTCAAGTCACTCACAAGCTGTTCTTGATTGCCTTAGAAACCGAAATGAATGGGCTCGCTTAGTTGATCGTGGTCCCAAG ACAAGTGGAGGCAGGAGAAAACGCAAGCTTGGTGCTGATCATGCTGATGTTGATTCAGAGGATAACGATGATAGCAGGGAGCAGACTGCAAAAGATACCAGAAGTAAAACTGTTGAGTCGCATCATGAGGAATTCCCAAAGGGCAAGCGGAAAGCACGAAAGCGCAGGCGGTTAGCTCTGCAAGGGAGAGGTATCAAGGATGTTAGGCGGCGGAGGAGGACAGATGAACTCAGTGATGATGAAGTTGGTTCACTTTCCGAGTCGAGTGAGGAAACCATGTGCAGTGAAGATGAGATGCAAGGATGTCGGATGTCTGCATCTGGTAATGAGGTGCCTACTGGCTCGGACGGGACAGGCAACACTTAA
- the LOC113702738 gene encoding protein GRAVITROPIC IN THE LIGHT 1-like, with protein MRSAHWDIAAAVRSIEAASFSSNASPTTPTPTTFPDSIVGANHAKYALESYVNRKMFQGFDRETFYMDGNLSSLIHPDQHRRDCFTQYRDMKAMDPIELLGILPTCSFGNFCFKKYLAIVHPKMEESLFGDLEQHRLVLAGNHLRGQFYGEFLGLAKAVWLLHLLAFSMDPPSSHFEATKGADFHPQYMDSVVRVPGGGRTGGGVPQVVGFPVSLGFKLGSGSLIKAGVYLVPKNRY; from the coding sequence ATGCGTTCAGCTCATTGGGACATCGCAGCCGCTGTGAGATCCATCGAAGCTGCTTCTTTCTCCAGCAATGCCTCCCCGACTACACCTACCCCCACTACCTTTCCGGACTCCATAGTAGGAGCCAACCACGCTAAGTACGCTTTAGAATCCTATGTTAACCGGAAAATGTTTCAGGGGTTCGACCGCGAGACCTTTTACATGGACGGCAACCTCTCCTCATTGATCCATCCCGATCAGCACCGTCGCGATTGCTTCACTCAGTACCGCGACATGAAAGCCATGGACCCAATTGAACTGTTAGGGATACTTCCAACTTGCAGCTTCGGGAACTTCTGTTTCAAGAAGTATTTGGCAATTGTTCATCCCAAAATGGAGGAGTCGTTATTCGGGGACTTGGAGCAGCACCGCCTAGTTTTGGCCGGAAACCACCTCAGGGGTCAATTTTATGGGGAGTTTTTGGGCCTTGCTAAGGCAGTTTGGCTGCTACATTTGCTGGCATTTTCGATGGACCCACCGTCTAGTCATTTTGAGGCGACTAAGGGAGCTGATTTCCATCCGCAGTATATGGACAGTGTGGTGAGGGTTCCTGGTGGTGGACGAACGGGTGGTGGCGTGCCTCAGGTGGTGGGCTTTCCGGTGAGTCTTGGGTTTAAGCTTGGAAGTGGGTCGCTAATTAAAGCCGGGGTATACCTTGTTCCCAAGAACAGGTATTGA